The Xiphophorus couchianus chromosome 6, X_couchianus-1.0, whole genome shotgun sequence genomic interval TAATCTCCAgctcactttttattttgggaTGTTCTCTGTCTACTTACATgttgaaactgaaatgttttgtcgtttattgattgattgaccaGAAACCAAAGGAATTATGGGTCGTAGACAGTCTGGTCGATCAGCTAGTTGAAGTTTATTAGCTGGCTTGCTGGAGTTTTATTCTACAACTGACCCAAATTACTGTAGTTCCAAGAAAGTCATCAGAAACGATCTTAGAACAGCTGGCCACGGCCAGAACTCTACACGCATTAAAATAGCAGTCAGTCTGCAGCCTCAAAACCCTTTACATGCTGGACACTGAGCTAAATGAGCTCCTCCTGTCCACACATCCTATGCTCACCAGCTAGAATGGGTGGGATTCTTCATTACTGAAGAAAAACCTTAAGACTGGAGCCagcatattttccttttctgtgtATTCATTGAGGAGAAACAGTTCATCCCATAGTCCCAGAATAATATGTTTTAATGCAGGTTACAAATATGTAATACAATACATATTAGTCTTGCTTCCAGTTCAGAACTTTTCTTATCAGttcagttaaatgtttatttcaaatgtgtaaCATTTACGTGGCTGTGTGTGATGTTTTAGGTGATAGAGGAGGATCCAGAGGTGCTTGAGGAGGAGCTTCCTGTGGAGGTCTGTGATATGATCATTCTGTTACATCATGGTGGTAATAACTGCTTTTTAATGCAACTATTACAACTGGAAGTTTGGAtatgaaataaagtaaattaaagtaTCTTAACTAGGTTCAGGTGTGCAGCTATGCATTTTAGCAAATACTAGGGAGAGAAATCCTGCTTTTGAAATCTACCTTTTAAGTAGAGCACCTTATAGAAGTCCATATCTATAGATTAAAATAGCATAAAAAGGTTTGATGTTTGTATTCAGTTctaaaagtgaaactcatgTGGATTTCTGGAATTAAACCATATACAGATTTAACAAATGGCTCTATTTCAggcatttatttctgtcatgtttGATGAGGATTTATTGCAGCAAAGGAAAACctgaaattcagtttctcagaaaatataaatattctgAGGGTTGGGGGTTACAGCTGTAATTGATAATCTATTTGATAttctcagaaataaaagcttaaatacATTATTCTGTGTTTAATGAATGGACCTTTCAGTTTACTTTTGAattactaaaatgaatgaacatttttatgctgTTCTACTTCCTTGAGCTGCAGCTGTAGCTGTAAACAGGAAGTGTAGGTGTGTTTTCCATAAAGTGAAGTATTTCTGCCTCAGGAGGAGCCAGCTGAGGAGGAAACTGAGGAGGCCAGGGATGCAGAACAAACCGAGAACTCTGATCAGCCCATAGAGGAGGAGAAACTTCCTGCTGGAGTTCTGGAGGAGCCAGTTcaacagcaggaggaggaggatgctCCCGCTGAGGAAGCGGCAGAGGAGACCTTCGCAGAAGAAGCTGTGGAGGACTTAGCtaccacagaagaagaggaagaaccTGTGGAGGAAATGGGAGGAGCTCCTTCAGAGGAGCCTGCTGGGGAGGGGCCTGCAGAAGAAGCTGGACACTCAGAGGATGTAGCTGAGGAGGAGACAGAGCCCCCAGAGGAAGCTGctgtagaaaaacaagaagcagCTGTGGAGGAGAAAGAAGCTTTCTCAGAAGAACcaaccatagaagaagaagctgatgagcaggaggagactgcagaggaggaggagcctgcagaggaggaggagcctgcagaggaagaggagcctgcagaggaggaggagcctgcagaggaagaggagcctgcagaggaagaggaggaagagcctgaagaggaggagaggccTATAGAGGAGGAGGGGCCAATCGAGGAGGAGGAGCCTGTAGAGGATGGGAGGGAGGTTGAAGATGCCACAGATGCAGCTGCTCTGGAGGAAACTCCTGAAGAATTAGAGGAGGATCAATCAGTTCCAGGTGAGAATAGAACTTGGAAGAAAAACCTCAAGCTGAAGTTCAAGTAGTCAGAGTCTGGTTCTGGTGTTCAAATATGTGTTTATTAACCTTCCTGCACTTTACGCACCATTCTCTTCATACTTTCTGTTTCCCTGTTAATCTACAGATAAAGAAGAGGTAgaggaggaagcagaggaaGGTGGGTAACTCTTTGAAAACATTCTTCCCATGTGAATGGTCCTCCTGGGCTCACTtctcacactgtgtgtgtgtgcgtgtgtgtgtggggttgtgtgtgtatgtgtgtggtgcacagcagcagcagcagcagactttGCTGATACAGAGGAACAGCATAAGGATGAGCCCACAGGTAAAAGTCCTGTCCACCGTCCAAGTGAGAGAGGGCTTGTTAGCTTGGCTTTACTGCTGGAGATTAAACTTCTAGAGGAGACTCTGCAAAAGTAATCACACCCCTGGAACTATTACAGCTGCAACCTTCAGAGGATTTGGTtcaattttatgtgataaaccacaACAAAGAAGTGCATCATTTTTGATGGAGTTGAAAGAGTCTGTTAACAGCACAGCTGTTAGACATGCATGGCACAAACTGGCCTTCTGGGAGAGAAGGAAGAGGTTTGCCACAGGTCTGTAAAAGAACCACAGCAAACAATATAGAAGCTGCTTTGGTGAGAGAAAACCAAAGTAGAACTTTAAAACTAGCACTGCACATCAACcctaaattcaattcaaattcattacaaaaagactttttccaaaaattaaatgctgtcataactcatatcatccaagtatctttAATATTATTGTGGTACATATTGTGGTTGGTGATTCTGTGgccaggaaggatctcctgtagcagtcagtcttacaACAAATACAGACGCCTCTGACTGAATTTCTGAGCAGCAGAGACGATATTCCACAGCCACACATGAACAGCATCATCAATTTATGTGTTAATCCAAGAATGTGGAAGGTAGCTAGAGTTAAATCTTGTGAAAGACGTGGCACGCTAGTGCTATGCTAACTtgtagatgtttattttgtctggATTTGGCTCCAAACTGAACATCAGTGCTGCTTCACTTTAGTCATGTGCAGATGAAATTCAGAGAAACGTTGTTCTCCCTCTTCATAAGTTCTGTGCTGTGGTTGGACCCTCCTAACATGTAatgctcagtgtttcagctgctttcatgcacacacacctggTTCAGATCACAAACCCGGACCTGGAGATGCAGCAGACGAGACATTCTCACTACTTGTAAAGGCTGCTGTTTAGGGAAAACACATGCTTGCTAAATCATTATAATAACTTTGAATGTATATGAAGGCTTGCAATAAATCTTGGCCAGTATTTACTTTGTTCAGATACCAAACAAGAGCTACCAGAAGGAATTTGCTAACTGTGTTTCTTCCTTCCAGTAGAAACGTAGAGGCAGCAGCGCTCACTGTGCTGATGGAGCCGCTGATGGATCAGCGCAATCTGAGCTCGCTCAGAGTCATGCATTTCTCCACATACAGAGAAGTCTCCGTGACAACCCCACCCCCATCTTcacttcctctttttaaaatgttcctttagTAAAAATGTGAGACTTTGGATAAATTGTTTACTAAAACGgtattgctgtttgttttccccATCCTGTATTTTCATCATTCCTTTTTGCatcctttttgtttgttgttttttttttttgtttttgttttttaatttagcaaCATAAGTTGCTCAGAGTTTGGGGAATGTTTGGGATATGTGTGCGTCTACCTGCAATATCAAactatttctttcatttttgagTCTTTCtgtataataattttgttttagagCCAGATTCTGCTGCAGTTTCATTAACGTTAGTGATGAAGtcaaactttaatctgaaaCGTTGGTCTGAATGCAGCCAGAGCACATTTCCTGTCTCCTGACTAGAACCTCATTCTCTGTTCATGCAGTCGGTCCAGTCGGCTCTGCTCCTTCTTTCATGTAAATGTTGAGGTCAGCTCTGGCCACTTCTGATTCTATGCAAAGGTGAGGCGGCATTCacctcaccaccaccacccccaCACCTTCCTCTGCCCACTCCAGGCCAGATGAATGACCACTCCTGGATGAGCCATGTGCTAGGACCTGCACTCTGACAGAAaactgtgtgtgcgtgtctgtgtgtgtgtgagattgAGTTGTCTGTTGAGCATTTATCTAATCACTTCTTTCTGAGCCCATGTAATCAGGATGTCTATGTTTGAGACTTTACCTCTTGTTCCTCCTCTCAGTGTGACTGACTGACTATTTGCTCTGTAAGTTCTGTTTCCCTGGTATCATCACCTGACCAGAAAACAAGTTGTCAGAAGTTTTAAAGTGAAGTTTCAGGTCCTGAAGTGTGAGCTCAGGCCAGCTGTGGATTCAGGCTGCACTGAAGCATTTTCACTCCATGACATGCAATCGTTCTTCTTGTTGACTTACTTCTGACTCATGGGGCGTCAAACAGATCAGCCATTATGTTTTTGAGGAAACTTCAGCCAGGGGTGTCCCGATACAACTTTATCGGTTTTGGCAGATACTGATGTTAACCAGATGCAATGTCAGCACAAATTAAACAcacttttattacttattttgtagTGTGCAATGTTTGAAAAGGCTTGATCAAGTGATTTTACTCCAATAGCCAGCAACAGATATGAGAACAACTGACCCGTTTATCGTTAAATGTGTCTGCCTGTGGATGGCGATCTGGGCAGGCTAAATGCTCAGAGTGCTAAATATCAGTGTGCTTCTATCAGCAGGCCCATATAATCAGTTTCTGATACCGGATCGGGACACCCTTAGCTTCAACTAGCTGTGAGTCGAACTGTGTTGTTTAACTTCCCGGTTCCGTCTTAAAGGGATAACTTTTATTATTCCACCATTTTCTTTTACCTTCGTGACATTACAAACctgatgaaatattttcctACACATCCAACCATGATTGATTTTAATGTCCGTATACAGAACTGTATTCTGAATACTGCAGAAGCTGGCTTGTAAACTGAGCATCCATCACTAAGCTTCTGCTGAAATCCACTGACACACCACCAATCAGAGACACCGATGAAACGGTCAGCGCCGCATTAGAAAGCAGCAGCTGTGCTTTGGTGTCTCTAACCCCTCACGTTGTGGGGGATGTGTGCTAGCTGTGGTTTTGTCCTGTAACACTAAccgtttgggttttttttacttcctcaCCCTTTGTAAGTGGCTgtgaactgaaagacatttttagtGTTGAACATTACAAACTTTACTAAAAGAGCttctagatttttaaaatgaaccttTCTAAAAGTCAAGAGGACATGAAGAAGCGTTCTGATCTAAAGCCATAAGCTGTGTGACCGGCAGGTTGAAGGGACCAGGCCactttcagtgtgtttttaaataaacagtagAGCAATAAGTTAAAGGCACAGAGCAGCCAGGTCACACCAGAGAATCCCTGTGAACCAAATCTTCATCACTAATGAGTGGCATACATTCCCAGCCTGACCCGCCTCAGATGCATGGAAGCATCAGGCTGACTGGCTGCCTCTGTCGATGTTCTCTGTTTCAGTCTGCAGACCTGCTGCTCGTCTCTGGACAGTGACTGTGGtgaataaattattgtcatgccaccatggtttgtttttgatttttaaagtggcatagttttctgtaaaaactgttctggaagctaaaataaaatgtttgggaCAACACGTTAATGTGTCcagcatttttctgtcttttgatAACATAACACCATCATTAATGTCAAGTCATGGATACTCTTGACCATCATTAATGTCAAGCCTATCATCAGAGTATAAAGGTTCAAACTCTTGTAGTTTGAGCCGAAGAGGTTCAGGCCACACAGCCGCGGGCAAACAAACTCCTCTGTCTACATTTCAACCATCATCTGACTGTGACTATAtgtgtatttctgttttcatattgAATCAAAGGTATGGAATCAATGTTAATTTGTGTACGTTTTTTGCTCTGATAGGTCTACATCATAACATaccattaaaagttttttttcactgGTATCAAACACAATTTTATTGGCAGGCAATGCCAATAATGTGAACATTATGTTCAAAATTATCTtacatatttccaaaaaatgacatggcataaatattacatattgATTTTTACAGGGGATGGACATTGTCAACTGAGTGTGACACATTAATCATCTAAACTCAAAGCACCTGCACAGGTTGGTTCACTATGGGAAAGAATGCAGACCCAACTGGCCAGAAGACCATCACTGATAGCCTCCCAAGTTCATAGCTAAGGAGGGCTGTTGACAGAGAGCTGTTGTCCAAACGTCTCAATGGAAAGTCTAGTGGAAGGGCAAAATGTGGCAGGTGAAGATGCACCAGTAAAAGAGATGGCCTTGGGCTTTAATGCTTTAATCCAgaggtgcccaaagtcggtcctggagggccggtatcctgcacgttttagttctctccctggtaccaacaaccttttcagcaggtcaatgttcttcttgagccttctaacgagccatcatttgatccaggtgcgttaaaccagggagagaactagaacatgcaggatgccggccctccaggacccactttgggcgccactgctttaatcaaacagaGAAGATTTAAGAATCTAGCAGAGAACCAGACAGAGTGGAATGAGGAGGAAGTAACCACTTCAAAAACCACCACATTCAGACACTTCTGGGAGACGGGCTACAACTGTCAGATTCCTCGGGTCAAGCCACCTCTGAACCTGAGAACTTAAATCTGGACAGTTTCTCAGTGATCCAAAGTCTCTGTCAGATGAAagtaaagtttgtattttattttgaaatcaagGTTCTAGAATGTGGAGGAACAGTGCAGATGCACAGAACCCAGTCTTCTTCAGGTCCAATGTGAAGTTCACAGTCAGCGAGGATTTGGGGACTTGTGTCCTCTTCTGGCGTTGGTCCAAGTCAATGCAGCCATCTTCTATCAGGACCTTTTGAAGCACTTCCTGCTAGGCCTGGACAAATTGATCTGAATATTCATACTATTAGGATCAATAACTAGTATGATGAGGTTGAGacttttgtttacagtttttcttctaTATGTCCAGCAAATCACTGCAATTTTCatgctaaaaatgctaaatataaagAGCTtgcattttcagtttgagaatGCAAACTGAAAATGCATTGAGTGCATTTTGAGTGCATGCGTTCCTTCAAGTCTTTTTAATCCCCTTCATTAAGCACATCATATAATGTACATGGAGatacacttttaaaaaacacattatctGGGTTAAAGATTCTTTTTTAATGATCTCATGTTATATTCTAATCTTCTGAGAAACACATTGTAGGATGTTATGagctgtaaaactgaaaaatctcaaatatttcACTCTGCGTTCTATGGTCGTACCAACTTTGGCCAGAAGGTGTCATCCTAGCTCTCTCCCTTAGGGCTCTTAGATTTAGTCTCCATCTCGTAGCAAAAACCAGAATATGTGGTTCATCTTCTATCAACTGATCACATTCAGTCTCAGTTTGTTTTCTAACTTTATCCAACAATTTCtccttgtttgtttcttctttagaAACCTGATCTTTACTACAGTGTTGTTTCTTCTGTGCGTTCTAATCAATCACTAGTTAATGGGGCTCcaatacatgtattttttaaaatccagataTAAAGATGGGTCAGTATTTCGGAATTAAACTGGGAAGGACCAACTTTAAAAGAAGAAtgaaaactcatttaaatgtctgattttgttGGTAAGAAAACTCTGGATTTCTAGTTGCAGCTCTCACCTTCATGGTACTGATTCACCTTTTCTGCATCAAAGTTTTCTGGAGGACGACTGGGGGATCAGAGCTAATTACCTGCTAAACTCATTGTGATGGCAGTCAAAAGCTTTTctgtattcattttaaaaccaaagtaCCAAAACAGTCCAAGCAGAACATAAACTGAAGCAGCCTGGTGAGAACCAGATGATGGAAATAGGAAAACCTACAACCTTCGTGCAatcagaaggttgtaggttGTAGTCACATGTCGATTTGTAAATGCAAATGGATAAATGTGTGTAACTGAGTGGTCAGCTTAACTGGAAAAGTGACTCCATCCACCAACACACTAAAAACCTAAACTATGAGGAAACCATAAGACAGAAGCAGAGTTCATCCTGTGTCATCCTAGAGAATTGGTTCAGCTGTTGACACTCTGTTCTTGTCAGAGCTTGTTGAGGCTGCCTCCAcatcagaaaagaagaaaatgcgTTAATGCAAATTTTGTGAAGTAAAACTGACCCTTAGCTGTCATCAAAAAGCAGTGTTGGTTGTGCCCAGGGGCCCCAGATGAATGATGCTGGGCCTGTAAAACACACTCCTCTGCAGCCTCAGTCAGGTCTGGCCTGCCTCACTCCATCTCTTccttttttgcagtgtgtgttcGTGTGCAACACTGTGGTGAAGTGAGCTCCTTGGCATTGTTGCCATGGTGAATTTTTGACCAGCCAATCAAAGCTTACACAGCAGTGTAATTGTCACGTGTGCGTGTTTGTGCAAATGTGTACACACATGGTTATGTAAAGCTCATACTACATAAAGACATGAAGAGATTGCATTTCTATACCAAAACGTCTCTGGTGTCTCTGCACCCGCCCCCAGTTTGTTTGGCTTCCCAGCGCTCCCTCCTCTTATTGCCATGGAAACTCAGCTGAAATTGCAGGGttgcagctgcagagaggagaTCTGGTGAAAACCAGGGAACGAGGAAGACAGAAGAGAtgcttttgtatatttttgatttaaatgccTAATCAGGTGATGTGGAGGTCATCATTCCCACATCAGTCCTGCATCTGCACAGAAATCAGGTCAGCAGCTCTGTCCCTGCTGTCTGTCCCTCCCTCTGACTGAGGGGGTGAAGAAGCTTTCCTTGAAAAGCTTTAACAGGCACTAAACACTGCTGTGCTTCTCTTTCCCTCTCCTGACTCAAACCAATCCAGATTTCAGTGACCTTATAATGTTCCATGTTGGCCCTAATCACTGTCACTCAGTTAGCTATTAATAGCAGGGAACACTTCCATTAACACATCCCCTTCCTCTGCTCTCATACCTCACAGTGTTTATCATGTGAGCTGGCAATCTAAGGCTAATCATCACTTTGATAAGAAGCAATGACCGCAGAAATCAAATCTTTTCATAGCAATTATCACACTTAATGTTTTGCAAGCATTCTTGagcccttgaactttttttacacattttaactgagattttatgtgacagaccaacacaaagtagagcatgaTTGGAAAGAAATGATGCATAAATTGGAACTAACGTCAGAACAAAGCTTGTGTGAACAGGAGGTCtcactttaacataaactgtAGGAGTGTTTTGTATCTCAaggttttggttaaaacaagcttggtctttattcagtgaagttactgaCCGTGGGAAATTTTTCAGAAGTTTACTCAAttaagagtagcaatacttcatatttaaattactcaagtaaaagtaataaaaacattgtagTAAAGCCTAAAactatgttgttgtttttgttttgttttttgcaaagtttctgaagtaaatataactgaggaaatgtaactagttactacccacctGTACATgtttgatagattttttttttctttcaaaaatcaTCAACTTTTCTATAATGgaatattcatccatccatccatgtgtTACCTAACACGCTTCTCCTTGCAGGGTCACCAGTGGGACCATCAGAGGGTCACCAGTTCGCCAGTTCCCTTAGTTCACCCTGgacattcatattttataacatttctttaagaaaaaaaaaacctttactttgcaaactgaaagcaaaaacataTACTCAGTGCATATACATTTGAGAAACTGCtaaggaaacatttatttatttattatctttcaatttaaaaaaattctgactgttgtcataaagtgtcatttggtaaatcatgacacttttaatacaaagttgacattattcaaaatgtctttgttatgacaacttgacattaaccaagaaatcatgctctgacataaatttgttataaaagtattagtgattcaacttaaaaaattatgtatctTTAAGctattaaagttaaagtttaatcagtaaagacattttgaataatgtcaactttgcattaaagtgttatgatttaccgaatgacactttatgacaacagtcataaatattcatgaagacttccTCATAttcatgacggtgttatgtcatgtttatgacggtatcatgtcagtcttattcacaacccatcaaataaagaGTTACCAGAATTTGTTATCATTTTGGTAACAGTTACTGGTAGAGGATGCAGATCCCTGACTCAGACCGTTCTACTGCAGCTCTGGCAGTCTGTTAGGGGAGGTAAATCTCTGCCCAGTGAAGATTTGTAGCTCTAACAGGTTTAAATCCTCCCCTTACTTCTGACCAGCTTCACTGTTCCTACTGAATCTTCCCTGCTGCACGATTTTCTCAACACAAAGTGTCAGAAATATTAGAGGGTGTTACTCCTTTTTTGAAATCTCTCACTCCTTCTAGCAATGGATTGTCAGCAACTAGAATGGATTTCTGCTTAGTGTCTttctgtagaaataaaatacagtttctgTTCCAATAAATGCAGATCAGAGAAatataacaaacattttactgacaGGGTCATTTTGATAtcaaacctttattttgttACAGAAACACCACTGCAAAACATAAACTTTGATATTTGTCAGTATCGGTTCACTGAACTGATCAGTGACGGTAGAGTAACAGTTAATTATCTTCATCACATCAACAGTTAGTCTCAATTGTACTGCATGTAGAAACCTTTCTGTTTCCTCTAAGCAAGGCAGTGCTTGTCTTCATGTGACACTTTGAATGTGGAAGCCACCTTATAGTGTCAGCTCAAGAGCAACCTTCACCCGTTTCCCTTGTTTAACTTTGATCCCAGTTTCAATGTCTGAGCTGGTCGTCCtgtaaaaacactgttttactCTGCATGTTGGCAAATAACAGCAAAGATGATGTGAAAACACGAAACAGGCTGAGAAAAATCCCAGTTTGACACAATCTCTTCATCTGAGAGGGCCTTTAGTGAGTGAGGTGAAGCACACCTCACTCACTAAAGGCTGGGGAAAAGAAATGCTTATGTTCTAATTCCAAGaatggaaaagaaattaaaaaaacatcttgatttaCAGTGATTAATCACTGtaaatatcacatttaaaaattttttttaaaaattccatCTCTGAAGGCTTTATGCTTCTCTATATAAAGACAATCTGAAATGCTTATTGTTTCGAGTCAAAAGCATAAGGCGGAAAATACATGACCAGTATATAATTCACTGCcctcagaaacaaaaacatacttctcaaaatctgaatattgtgaaaaagttgaatatttctTGTCAGAACAGACTCTTTACACATAGAGAGTGGAATAGTTCAAGTCCTTATGTCTTGCAGTTTTGCTGCTTACAgtttacagataatgaaaaccaaaaatgcAGCGTCTCAGAAAATTACATTAGATTAATGAAACAGGattttttatacacaaataTGAGGCAGCTGAAAAGCCGGTTCATTTCTCTGCACTCAGTTCTTGGTTGTGGCTCCTTTAGCATGAATTACTACATCAACACAGCGCAGCATGGAGGAGATCAGCCTGTGGTTCTGCTCAGATGTAATAAAGTCCAGGTAGCTTTGATAGTTGGGTCTGGGGCCTCATCTTTCTCTTAACAACATCCCACAGATTGTCTgtggggttaaaggtcaggccAGTTTGCTGGTCAATGAAGAACAGGAACACCAGAATCACTGAAGCAGCTTCTGGTACCTCTAGCAGTGTGGGCTGGTGCCAAGttttgctggaaaataaaatcagcatctgCATTCAGAGGGAAGCATAAAGTGCTCTAGAATGTCCTGGTAGATTCTACATCGACTGTGGACTTCAGAAAACccagtggaccagaaccagcagatgacaaaccatcactgactggAAACTTCACTCTGGAGttcctctccactcttcctccagaccCTGAGACCTTGATTCCAAATAAAGTTACTTTCACCTGAAAACAGAACTCTGGACCATAGCGTTCCAGTTCCAGTTCTCCTTACCCTGACAACGCCTCTGGTTCAGGAGAATGTGACATGAGGAATGCAGCATTCGTCACTCATGTCTGGTATTCGTCTGTGTGTAATGACTCTTCTGAAAAAGATTTCACTTGACAACCCTCTCAAGGCTGCAGT includes:
- the LOC114146039 gene encoding serine-aspartate repeat-containing protein I-like isoform X4, with product MGDPANLVESITPPVVTAIPAGEMQDAGKGPLSSKNGKKPDSGSSSSSSFFTWFIVLALLGVWTSVAVVYFDLVDYQGVLDKAKGIQINLSETLQEQHAVLTCTPTTPLARASSELQGKLAAYDTDGDGDFDVEDAKVLLGLKEKAADAFTRSEDSAPAVDAEEPEPTPEAIVEPDPEPVEDLTEDEIEAAVAEETAAPSLAEPEVPAEPKMVEPEPEPEEIPEVIEEDPEVLEEELPVEEEPAEEETEEARDAEQTENSDQPIEEEKLPAGVLEEPVQQQEEEDAPAEEAAEETFAEEAVEDLATTEEEEEPVEEMGGAPSEEPAGEGPAEEAGHSEDVAEEETEPPEEAAVEKQEAAVEEKEAFSEEPTIEEEADEQEETAEEEEPAEEEEPAEEEEPAEEEEPAEEEEPAEEEEEEPEEEERPIEEEGPIEEEEPVEDGREVEDATDAAALEETPEELEEDQSVPDKEEVEEEAEEAAAAADFADTEEQHKDEPTVET
- the LOC114146039 gene encoding aspartyl/asparaginyl beta-hydroxylase-like isoform X9; protein product: MGDPANLVESITPPVVTAIPAGEMQDAGKGPLSSKNGKKPDSGSSSSSSFFTWFIVLALLGVWTSVAVVYFDLVDYQGVLGKLAAYDTDGDGDFDVEDAKVLLGLKEKAADAFTRSEDSAPAVDAEEPEPTPEAIVEPDPEPVEDLTEDEIEAAVAEETAAPSLEAEPEVPAEPKMVEPEPEPEEIPEVIEEDPEVLEEELPVEEEPAEEETEEARDAEQTENSDQPIEEEKLPAGVLEEPVQQQEEEDAPAEEAAEETFAEEAVEDLATTEEEEEPVEEMGGAPSEEPAGEGPAEEAGHSEDVAEEETEPPEEAAVEKQEAAVEEKEAFSEEPTIEEEADEQEETAEEEEPAEEEEPAEEEEPAEEEEPAEEEEPAEEEEEEPEEEERPIEEEGPIEEEEPVEDGREVEDATDAAALEETPEELEEDQSVPDKEEVEEEAEEAAAAADFADTEEQHKDEPTVET
- the LOC114146039 gene encoding serine-aspartate repeat-containing protein I-like isoform X2; this translates as MGDPANLVESITPPVVTAIPAGEMQDAGKGPLSSKNGKKPDSGSSSSSSFFTWFIVLALLGVWTSVAVVYFDLVDYQGVLDKAKGIQINLSETLQEQHAVLTCTPTTPLARASSELQGKLAAYDTDGDGDFDVEDAKVLLGLKEKAADAFTRSEDSAPAVDAEEPEPTPEAIVEPDPEPVEDLTEDEIEAAVAEETAAPSLEAEPEVPAEPKMVEPEPEPEEIPEVIEEDPEVLEEELPVEEEPAEEETEEARDAEQTENSDQPIEEEKLPAGVLEEPVQQQEEEDAPAEEAAEETFAEEAVEDLATTEEEEEPVEEMGGAPSEEPAGEGPAEEAGHSEDVAEEETEPPEEAAVEKQEAAVEEKEAFSEEPTIEEEADEQEETAEEEEPAEEEEPAEEEEPAEEEEPAEEEEPAEEEEEEPEEEERPIEEEGPIEEEEPVEDGREVEDATDAAALEETPEELEEDQSVPDKEEVEEEAEEAAAAADFADTEEQHKDEPTET
- the LOC114146039 gene encoding aspartyl/asparaginyl beta-hydroxylase-like isoform X5, producing MGDPANLVESITPPVVTAIPAGEMQDAGKGPLSSKNGKKPDSGSSSSSSFFTWFIVLALLGVWTSVAVVYFDLVDYQGVLDKAKGIQINLSETLQEQHAVLTCTPTTPLARASSELQGKLAAYDTDGDGDFDVEDAKVLLGLKEKAADAFTRSEDSAPAVDAEEPEPTPEAIVEPDPEPVEDLTEDEIEAAVAEETAAPSLEAEPEVPAEPKMVEPEPEPEEIPEVIEEDPEVLEEELPVEEEPAEEETEEARDAEQTENSDQPIEEEKLPAGVLEEPVQQQEEEDAPAEEAAEETFAEEAVEDLATTEEEEEPVEEMGGAPSEEPAGEGPAEEAGHSEDVAEEETEPPEEAAVEKQEAAVEEKEAFSEEPTIEEEADEQEETAEEEEPAEEEEPAEEEEPAEEEEPAEEEEPAEEEEEEPEEEERPIEEEGPIEEEEPVEDGREVEDATDAAALEETPEELEEDQSVPDKEEVEEEAEEAAAADFADTEEQHKDEPTET
- the LOC114146039 gene encoding probable serine/threonine-protein kinase kinX isoform X7 codes for the protein MGDPANLVESITPPVVTAIPAGEMQDAGKGPLSSKNGKKPDSGSSSSSSFFTWFIVLALLGVWTSVAVVYFDLVDYQGVLDKAKGIQINLSETLQEQHAVLTCTPTTPLARASSELQGKLAAYDTDGDGDFDVEDAKVLLGLKEKAADAFTRSEDSAPAVDAEEPEPTPEAIVEPDPEPVEDLTEDEIEAAVAEETAAPSLEAEPEVPAEPKMVEPEPEPEEIPEVIEEDPEVLEEELPVEEEPAEEETEEARDAEQTENSDQPIEEEKLPAGVLEEPVQQQEEEDAPAEEAAEETFAEEAVEDLATTEEEEEPVEEMGGAPSEEPAGEGPAEEAGHSEDVAEEETEPPEEAAVEKQEAAVEEKEAFSEEPTIEEEADEQEETAEEEEPAEEEEPAEEEEPAEEEEPAEEEEPAEEEEEEPEEEERPIEEEGPIEEEEPVEDGREVEDATDAAALEETPEELEEDQSVPDKEEVEEEAEEET
- the LOC114146039 gene encoding cilia- and flagella-associated protein 251-like isoform X1: MGDPANLVESITPPVVTAIPAGEMQDAGKGPLSSKNGKKPDSGSSSSSSFFTWFIVLALLGVWTSVAVVYFDLVDYQGVLDKAKGIQINLSETLQEQHAVLTCTPTTPLARASSELQGKLAAYDTDGDGDFDVEDAKVLLGLKEKAADAFTRSEDSAPAVDAEEPEPTPEAIVEPDPEPVEDLTEDEIEAAVAEETAAPSLEAEPEVPAEPKMVEPEPEPEEIPEVIEEDPEVLEEELPVEEEPAEEETEEARDAEQTENSDQPIEEEKLPAGVLEEPVQQQEEEDAPAEEAAEETFAEEAVEDLATTEEEEEPVEEMGGAPSEEPAGEGPAEEAGHSEDVAEEETEPPEEAAVEKQEAAVEEKEAFSEEPTIEEEADEQEETAEEEEPAEEEEPAEEEEPAEEEEPAEEEEPAEEEEEEPEEEERPIEEEGPIEEEEPVEDGREVEDATDAAALEETPEELEEDQSVPDKEEVEEEAEEAAAAADFADTEEQHKDEPTVET